A DNA window from Pseudorasbora parva isolate DD20220531a chromosome 19, ASM2467924v1, whole genome shotgun sequence contains the following coding sequences:
- the lrrc3b gene encoding leucine-rich repeat-containing protein 3B translates to MTPLDLWLSRSIPMCLLLQSLVLMVLCFPSASTCPKGCTCQRSESPPHGLNVTCSLSRLKEIPPDVPPETQLLQLDRNHISLVPDRIFHSLRMLRRLNLSHNAVETLGEGAFVGLEGSLEVLDLSHNRITSVHKDAFARLKARVVVDNNPWHCDCALQQALGGMAHNHEAATRVLCRSSELRDQEGQPFLAVDADLCNLAKRTTDYAMLVTMFGWFAMVISYVVYYVRQNQEDARRHLEYLKSLPSKPKKPDDPEDISTVV, encoded by the coding sequence ATGACGCCGTTGGACCTGTGGCTTTCGCGCTCCATCCCCATGTGTCTGCTGCTACAGAGCCTGGTGCTCATGGTCCTGTGCTTTCCGTCTGCAAGCACCTGTCCCAAGGGTTGCACCTGCCAGCGCTCCGAAAGCCCTCCGCACGGCCTTAACGTCACCTGTAGTCTGTCACGCTTGAAGGAGATCCCGCCGGACGTCCCGCCGGAAACTCAGCTGCTCCAACTGGATAGGAACCACATATCTCTGGTGCCCGATCGCATATTTCACAGCTTGAGGATGCTTCGGAGGCTCAATCTATCCCACAATGCCGTGGAAACGCTCGGCGAGGGGGCGTTCGTTGGTTTGGAGGGCTCTCTTGAAGTGCTGGACTTGTCTCACAACCGTATAACAAGCGTGCATAAGGACGCGTTCGCGCGGTTGAAGGCACGCGTGGTGGTGGACAACAACCCTTGGCATTGTGACTGCGCCCTACAGCAGGCGCTGGGCGGCATGGCACACAACCACGAGGCCGCCACGCGCGTGCTGTGCCGTAGTTCAGAGCTGAGAGACCAGGAGGGCCAGCCGTTCCTGGCCGTGGACGCGGACTTATGCAACCTGGCCAAACGGACCACTGACTACGCAATGTTGGTGACCATGTTTGGCTGGTTCGCAATGGTTATCTCTTACGTTGTGTACTATGTACGGCAGAACCAAGAAGACGCGAGACGACACCTCGAGTACCTAAAATCGCTTCCCAGCAAGCCCAAGAAACCGGATGATCCGGAGGACATCAGCACAGTCGTGTGA